From one Lactiplantibacillus paraplantarum genomic stretch:
- a CDS encoding ABC-F family ATP-binding cassette domain-containing protein, which produces MQTLRAENLTRTYGEKTLFHDISFIVNEHDRIGVIGVNGSGKTNLLDVLAGITAPEAGQLVMPKNYTIGYLKQKPELDQNLTVIDAVLAGSQQVFRTIRHYEQTLAAYADRPEDPATQKAYVAAEDQMNQEDAWTAESDVKTILTQLHITDLTQTVKQMSGGQQKRVGLAQVLIQSPDLLLLDEPTNHLDFDSIEWLESYLASYKGALIVVTHDRYFLDQVANQMFELSFGELHKYTGNYQDFVQAKAERVARDVLAEHKQQQLYKKELAWMRAGAPARSTKQQGRINRFNDLKDNLNTLQVDSDVDISLGQQRLGKKVIELKDASLQFERQTILDHFSMLIQANDRIGITGINGAGKSSLLNVIAGRLPLDSGTVTIGETVKLAYYTQQTEPIPGDKRIINYLQEVGETVLNKQGEHVSVTELLEEFLFPRSMHGTLIRKLSGGEQRRLYLLKLLMQQPNVLLLDEPTNDLDIGTLTVLENYLDNFVGTVITVSHDRYFLDKVGTKLLIFDGQGQIERYSGRFSSYLKDQKDVNKPISKSATKTVDQSSADEAPTPTTKKVKVKLTYAEQLEYDKIEGIIEQLDTHKGEIEAAMAENASDYGKLADLQKELTKTEQTIDEKMDRWDYLSQYAEA; this is translated from the coding sequence ATGCAAACTTTAAGAGCAGAAAATCTGACCCGAACTTATGGTGAGAAGACGTTATTTCATGATATTTCGTTTATTGTGAATGAACATGACCGGATTGGTGTCATTGGCGTTAATGGGTCCGGGAAAACGAATTTATTAGACGTATTAGCTGGGATTACGGCACCTGAAGCCGGACAACTGGTGATGCCGAAAAACTATACGATTGGTTATTTAAAACAAAAACCAGAACTTGATCAGAATCTGACGGTCATTGATGCCGTTCTAGCTGGTAGTCAGCAAGTCTTTCGGACAATTCGCCACTATGAGCAGACACTCGCAGCGTATGCTGATCGGCCAGAAGATCCGGCAACCCAAAAGGCTTACGTAGCAGCTGAAGACCAGATGAACCAGGAAGATGCGTGGACGGCGGAAAGTGACGTTAAAACAATTTTGACGCAACTACACATTACGGATCTGACACAAACGGTCAAGCAGATGTCCGGGGGCCAGCAAAAGCGGGTTGGTCTAGCTCAAGTTCTGATTCAGTCACCGGACTTATTATTATTAGATGAACCAACCAACCACCTTGATTTTGATTCGATTGAATGGTTGGAAAGCTATTTGGCCAGTTACAAAGGTGCGTTAATTGTGGTCACTCATGATCGGTACTTCTTAGACCAAGTCGCTAACCAGATGTTTGAATTGTCGTTTGGTGAGCTGCATAAGTATACTGGCAATTACCAAGACTTTGTTCAGGCTAAGGCAGAACGGGTCGCACGTGACGTCCTGGCTGAACATAAGCAACAGCAGCTGTATAAAAAGGAGCTGGCCTGGATGCGGGCGGGCGCGCCTGCGCGTAGTACGAAACAGCAGGGCCGGATTAATCGATTCAACGATTTAAAGGATAATTTAAATACGCTTCAAGTTGACAGTGACGTTGATATTTCGCTAGGCCAACAACGCTTGGGCAAGAAGGTCATTGAGCTGAAGGACGCCAGCTTGCAGTTTGAACGGCAAACGATCCTCGATCATTTTTCAATGTTGATTCAGGCCAATGATCGTATTGGGATTACGGGAATTAATGGTGCCGGTAAATCTAGTTTATTAAACGTGATTGCGGGCCGGCTACCACTTGATAGTGGGACGGTAACGATTGGTGAAACGGTCAAGCTGGCTTATTATACACAACAGACTGAGCCGATTCCGGGTGATAAGCGGATTATCAATTACTTACAAGAGGTTGGTGAAACGGTTCTCAACAAACAAGGTGAGCATGTTTCAGTGACTGAATTACTAGAAGAGTTTCTATTTCCGCGTTCGATGCATGGAACCTTGATTCGTAAGCTATCAGGAGGCGAGCAACGCCGCTTGTATTTACTGAAATTGTTAATGCAACAACCCAATGTACTATTGTTGGATGAACCAACCAATGATTTAGATATCGGGACGCTGACGGTGTTGGAAAATTATCTCGATAACTTTGTGGGGACCGTCATCACCGTTTCCCATGACCGCTATTTCTTGGACAAAGTTGGGACGAAACTCTTGATCTTTGATGGTCAGGGGCAGATCGAACGTTATTCTGGTCGCTTCTCCAGCTATTTAAAGGATCAAAAGGACGTCAATAAACCGATCAGTAAGTCTGCGACCAAGACTGTTGATCAATCGTCAGCAGATGAGGCTCCGACCCCAACAACTAAAAAAGTAAAGGTTAAGCTAACCTACGCAGAGCAACTGGAATATGACAAGATTGAAGGGATCATTGAGCAACTTGATACCCATAAAGGTGAAATTGAAGCTGCAATGGCTGAAAATGCTAGTGATTACGGCAAATTAGCTGATTTGCAAAAAGAATTGACTAAGACTGAGCAAACAATTGATGAGAAGATGGATCGCTGGGACTACCTCAGCCAGTATGCAGAAGCCTGA
- a CDS encoding CCA tRNA nucleotidyltransferase: MILTQLPAEFQAAKPILDTIEAAGYEAYFVGGCVRDTILGKPLHDVDIATSAFPAEVKQLFKRTVDTGIEHGTVMILDHGNGYETTTFRTESGYQDFRRPDQVTFVRSLQDDLKRRDFTINALAMTANGKVIDLFDGLADLEQGVLRAVGIAEARFHEDALRMMRAVRFASQLGFTIEPQTEQAIADNATLLTKIAVERTRVEWEKLLMGQHPIAGLTGLLTTGLYRYMPAMADQEGLLRQLMALPTWHLTSIESTWTLLSWTMRLTDEAAVRHLLKMWRTSNELISHVTTAVKAVAALKRAGRLTAQENFYTGLDALTTANQVATILGFGQDQTELARAYADLPIHDKHELAINGGDLVKAKLVTPGPMMGQILTACLQAVITKQVANQQDDLLDFAGMVADSKNH, from the coding sequence ATGATCTTGACGCAGTTACCAGCTGAGTTTCAAGCAGCCAAGCCGATTCTTGATACGATTGAGGCGGCGGGCTATGAAGCGTACTTTGTTGGTGGGTGTGTTCGCGATACGATCTTGGGTAAACCATTGCACGATGTGGACATTGCCACCAGTGCGTTTCCAGCTGAAGTCAAACAATTATTCAAACGAACGGTTGATACAGGTATCGAGCACGGTACGGTGATGATCTTAGACCACGGTAATGGCTACGAAACGACGACGTTTCGAACTGAGTCTGGCTACCAAGATTTTCGGCGGCCTGATCAGGTAACGTTCGTGCGGTCGTTGCAAGATGATCTTAAACGTCGTGATTTTACGATCAACGCCTTAGCAATGACGGCTAATGGTAAAGTGATCGATTTATTCGATGGCTTAGCAGATTTAGAGCAAGGGGTCTTGCGTGCCGTCGGGATAGCCGAGGCGCGTTTCCATGAAGATGCGTTGCGGATGATGCGGGCGGTTCGGTTTGCGAGCCAGTTAGGCTTTACTATTGAACCACAGACTGAACAAGCGATTGCCGATAATGCGACTTTACTGACGAAGATTGCCGTAGAACGGACGCGAGTCGAGTGGGAAAAATTATTGATGGGCCAACACCCAATCGCTGGCTTGACGGGCCTGTTGACCACTGGGTTATATCGTTATATGCCAGCAATGGCTGATCAAGAAGGACTGTTACGTCAATTAATGGCCTTACCGACTTGGCATTTGACGAGTATTGAGAGTACTTGGACCTTGCTCAGTTGGACGATGCGATTGACGGATGAAGCTGCAGTTCGGCATTTGTTAAAGATGTGGAGGACCAGTAATGAGTTGATTAGTCACGTTACGACAGCTGTTAAGGCCGTAGCCGCGTTAAAACGTGCGGGTCGGCTAACTGCTCAAGAGAACTTTTACACGGGCTTAGACGCGCTGACAACAGCTAATCAGGTGGCAACCATTCTAGGCTTTGGCCAGGATCAGACGGAATTGGCACGGGCCTATGCTGATTTACCGATTCACGATAAGCATGAACTGGCAATTAATGGTGGCGACTTAGTGAAAGCGAAGTTAGTGACGCCCGGACCGATGATGGGACAAATCTTAACGGCTTGTCTACAGGCCGTGATTACCAAACAAGTTGCCAATCAACAGGATGATTTGCTTGATTTTGCAGGGATGGTAGCGGATTCAAAAAACCATTGA
- the dapB gene encoding 4-hydroxy-tetrahydrodipicolinate reductase — MVKVIVAGYKGRMGSTAAQMVIDNPDFELVGVYDARSSEQNLNEDDRFKDQDVPAFHDLDQIKTDATVWIDFTIPTAVYENAKFALNHGISPVIGTTGMTDEQVADLQALAKDKQVGGLIAPNFGISAVLLMQFAQQAAKYFPDVEIIEMHHDDKIDSPSGTAISTAKKIAEVRQPKQQGNPDATETLPGARGAEYEGMRIHAVRLPGLVAHEEVMFGGPGEGLTIRQDSFDRISFMTGVKVAVEKVNQYHELFVGLEHLL, encoded by the coding sequence GTGGTAAAAGTAATTGTTGCCGGCTACAAAGGTCGGATGGGTAGCACGGCTGCTCAAATGGTTATTGATAATCCTGATTTTGAATTGGTGGGTGTTTACGATGCTCGCAGTAGTGAACAGAATTTGAACGAGGATGATCGGTTCAAGGATCAAGACGTTCCAGCCTTTCATGATTTAGACCAAATTAAGACGGATGCCACGGTATGGATTGACTTTACCATTCCAACGGCTGTTTATGAAAATGCTAAGTTTGCACTTAACCATGGCATCTCACCCGTCATTGGGACAACCGGGATGACCGATGAACAAGTTGCTGATTTGCAAGCATTAGCTAAGGACAAGCAAGTTGGTGGGTTAATTGCGCCTAATTTCGGTATCAGTGCTGTTTTGCTCATGCAATTTGCGCAACAAGCAGCTAAGTACTTCCCTGACGTTGAAATTATCGAAATGCATCATGACGATAAAATCGATTCGCCAAGTGGGACCGCCATTAGTACGGCTAAGAAGATTGCTGAAGTGCGGCAGCCTAAACAACAAGGCAATCCTGACGCAACTGAAACCTTACCAGGGGCACGTGGTGCTGAATATGAAGGCATGCGGATCCACGCTGTGCGGTTACCTGGGTTAGTGGCGCACGAAGAAGTCATGTTTGGTGGCCCTGGTGAAGGCCTAACGATTCGCCAAGACTCATTTGACCGGATCTCATTTATGACTGGGGTAAAAGTGGCGGTTGAAAAAGTGAACCAGTATCATGAACTCTTCGTTGGTTTGGAGCATTTACTATGA
- a CDS encoding Cof-type HAD-IIB family hydrolase — protein MKVAIIATDLDGTFLRDDHQFDHGRFQAQLDQMNAQGQHFVVASGNQLQHCIDVFEGIRGELTYVAENGGLVIDNHGNVLAESLIEPTLYQELLTYVANEPALAGAEISISGKQAAYIRPQDDSPIMRYYLSRLQVVPSLSTIDDHIYKATFSWQDTDANAHADLINQQFAGRLRATVSGGNGLDVIPPHVNKASGLAYLQSHWQVTASQTAAFGDNGNDLEMLREADYSYAMQNAIMPVKQMATYLTPYDNNHDGVLAAIETLI, from the coding sequence GTGAAAGTAGCGATTATTGCCACCGATTTAGACGGAACCTTTTTAAGAGATGATCATCAGTTTGATCATGGCCGATTTCAGGCCCAGTTAGACCAGATGAATGCACAAGGCCAGCACTTTGTTGTGGCTAGCGGCAATCAGTTACAACACTGTATTGACGTTTTTGAGGGCATCAGGGGCGAACTGACGTATGTCGCCGAGAATGGCGGTCTCGTCATTGATAATCACGGTAACGTCTTGGCTGAAAGCTTGATTGAGCCGACGTTGTATCAGGAATTATTAACCTATGTGGCAAACGAACCCGCGTTAGCTGGTGCGGAAATCTCCATTTCAGGAAAACAGGCCGCTTACATTCGGCCACAAGATGATAGTCCGATTATGCGCTATTATTTGAGCCGGTTGCAGGTGGTACCATCATTATCAACGATTGATGACCATATCTATAAGGCCACTTTTAGTTGGCAGGATACGGATGCCAATGCGCATGCGGATCTGATCAACCAGCAATTTGCCGGCCGCTTGCGAGCGACAGTCAGCGGGGGGAATGGCTTAGATGTCATTCCACCCCACGTCAATAAGGCCTCTGGACTAGCCTACTTGCAGTCGCATTGGCAAGTGACCGCTAGCCAAACAGCGGCTTTTGGTGATAATGGCAACGATTTAGAAATGTTGCGTGAAGCTGATTATAGTTATGCGATGCAAAATGCGATTATGCCAGTCAAGCAGATGGCAACGTACCTCACACCTTATGATAATAATCATGATGGCGTGTTGGCTGCAATTGAAACGTTGATCTGA
- a CDS encoding tetratricopeptide repeat protein — MSYSEKMLAALSNGQIDTAKKHFAWALRKDDDETLYSLAEELYGLGFLKQAERVYKKLLAKYPDEDDLRTSLADIAIDEDDTDLALNYLQQVQPDSPAYVQALLVEADLYQTQELFEVSEQKLKEAYQLAPDEPIVEFALAEFYFLIRNYGQATRFYLDLIKQGQVELSKVNLVERLGVAYAESGRFEQAVGYLEQIKPAKLTPDSQFELGFTYLQLKEPQKAVDIFNKLREQDDQYASLYPYLAQAQEQLHQLDQALLTLQEGLAVDQYNEQLYLQTARLALKLDDQELAEKYLREGLSIDPDNLTTVLELSNLLVQRERYQDNIELLDQYLRSDEFDPQFYWNLAISNDRLDHFQAAKDNYEAAYPFFEHNKDFLKPAIYFFREAGLTDDTVAALRNYLMIEPDDGEMVAMLEDYEDQGY; from the coding sequence ATGAGTTATTCAGAAAAAATGCTCGCGGCACTATCAAACGGGCAAATTGATACGGCCAAAAAACACTTTGCGTGGGCCTTACGTAAAGATGATGATGAGACACTGTATAGTTTGGCTGAGGAGTTATACGGTCTCGGCTTTTTGAAGCAGGCAGAGCGGGTCTATAAGAAGTTATTGGCAAAGTATCCGGATGAAGATGACTTGCGAACAAGCCTCGCGGATATTGCGATTGATGAAGATGACACGGATTTGGCGCTAAACTACTTACAACAAGTCCAACCAGATTCACCGGCCTATGTCCAAGCGTTACTTGTTGAAGCAGATTTATATCAGACGCAGGAATTATTTGAAGTTAGTGAACAAAAGCTGAAAGAAGCCTATCAATTGGCACCAGATGAACCAATTGTTGAGTTTGCGCTAGCTGAGTTTTATTTCTTGATTCGCAACTATGGTCAAGCGACGCGCTTCTACTTGGATTTGATCAAGCAAGGGCAAGTAGAGCTTTCTAAGGTTAATTTAGTTGAACGACTAGGCGTTGCTTACGCGGAGTCGGGACGCTTCGAACAAGCAGTAGGCTATTTAGAACAGATCAAGCCAGCTAAATTAACACCGGACAGTCAGTTTGAATTAGGGTTCACTTACTTGCAATTGAAGGAACCACAAAAAGCAGTTGATATTTTTAATAAGTTGCGGGAACAAGATGACCAGTATGCTTCCTTATATCCATACTTGGCTCAGGCACAAGAGCAATTGCACCAGCTAGATCAGGCGTTATTGACGCTTCAAGAAGGGTTAGCCGTTGATCAGTACAATGAACAATTGTACTTGCAAACGGCGCGCTTGGCCTTGAAATTAGACGATCAGGAGCTAGCTGAAAAATATTTGCGTGAAGGGTTGAGTATCGATCCTGATAATCTAACCACTGTGCTGGAGCTTTCCAATTTGTTAGTACAGCGGGAACGTTATCAAGATAATATTGAATTGTTGGATCAGTATCTACGGAGCGATGAGTTTGACCCGCAGTTTTATTGGAACTTAGCCATCTCTAACGATCGATTGGATCACTTCCAGGCCGCAAAAGATAATTATGAGGCAGCGTACCCGTTCTTTGAGCATAATAAGGATTTCCTTAAACCGGCGATTTACTTCTTCCGGGAAGCGGGTTTGACTGATGATACAGTTGCTGCGCTGCGCAATTACCTGATGATTGAACCCGATGATGGTGAGATGGTGGCAATGCTAGAAGATTACGAAGATCAGGGTTACTAG
- a CDS encoding HU family DNA-binding protein — MANKAELVNNVAAATNLTKKDATAAVDAVFASIQDTLAKGEKVQLIGFGNFEVRERAARKGRNPQTGDEIQIPASKVPAFKPGKALKDAVK; from the coding sequence ATGGCAAACAAAGCTGAATTAGTTAACAACGTTGCTGCGGCAACTAACTTAACGAAGAAAGACGCAACTGCTGCAGTTGACGCAGTCTTTGCATCAATCCAAGACACTCTTGCAAAGGGTGAAAAAGTTCAACTGATCGGATTTGGTAACTTTGAAGTACGTGAACGTGCTGCTCGTAAGGGCCGTAACCCACAAACTGGTGACGAAATCCAAATTCCTGCAAGCAAAGTACCTGCATTTAAGCCAGGGAAAGCTTTAAAGGACGCAGTTAAATAA
- the der gene encoding ribosome biogenesis GTPase Der has translation MAKPVVAIVGRPNVGKSTIFNRIAGDRISIVEDTPGVTRDRIYANSEWLGQEFSLIDTGGIDIEDAPFIKQITQQAEVAIDEADVIIYLVSIKEGVTDADEHVAQILYRSNKPVVLAVNKVDNPELRSEVYDFYSLGFGDPYPLSGAHGLGLGDLLDAVIKNFPEKSGDEEPGTIRFSLIGRPNVGKSSIVNALLGEDRVIVSDVAGTTRDAIDTKFTDQDGDRFVMVDTAGIRKKGKVYENTERYSVMRALKAIDNSDVALFVINGEEGIREQDKRVAGYAHEAGKGIIIVVNKWDLVKKDNHTMQEFEAYIRDQFVYLSYAPIIFVSAKTNQRLEQLPALIKKVNTNHMRRIQSSVLNDVIMDAIAMNPTPSDNGKRLRVYYATQVAIQPPTFVVFVNDPDMMHFSYERFLENQIRNAFDFTGTPIHMIERRRK, from the coding sequence ATGGCAAAACCAGTTGTCGCCATTGTTGGGCGACCAAACGTTGGTAAATCCACAATTTTCAATCGGATTGCTGGTGATCGAATCTCAATCGTTGAAGATACACCGGGGGTCACCCGTGACCGGATTTATGCCAATAGTGAGTGGCTTGGTCAGGAATTTAGTTTAATTGATACCGGGGGGATTGATATTGAAGACGCCCCGTTTATTAAGCAAATTACACAGCAAGCCGAAGTCGCTATTGATGAAGCCGACGTCATTATCTATTTAGTTAGTATTAAGGAAGGCGTTACTGACGCTGATGAACACGTTGCGCAAATCTTGTACCGGTCGAATAAGCCGGTCGTGTTAGCGGTCAATAAAGTTGATAATCCTGAATTACGCAGTGAGGTCTATGACTTTTACTCACTCGGCTTTGGCGATCCATATCCGCTTTCAGGGGCCCATGGACTGGGACTCGGGGATTTGTTGGACGCGGTCATCAAAAACTTCCCTGAAAAAAGTGGTGACGAGGAACCTGGAACGATCCGCTTTAGTTTGATTGGTCGGCCGAACGTTGGTAAATCATCAATCGTTAATGCCTTGCTAGGTGAAGACCGGGTGATTGTTTCTGACGTGGCTGGGACGACGCGGGATGCGATTGACACCAAGTTTACGGATCAAGACGGCGATCGATTCGTGATGGTCGATACGGCCGGAATTCGTAAAAAGGGAAAAGTCTACGAAAATACTGAACGTTATAGTGTGATGCGGGCCCTTAAAGCGATCGATAATAGTGACGTGGCGCTCTTCGTTATTAACGGTGAAGAAGGCATTCGCGAGCAGGACAAGCGGGTAGCTGGCTATGCTCACGAAGCCGGTAAGGGCATTATCATCGTGGTCAATAAGTGGGATCTTGTTAAGAAAGATAATCATACTATGCAAGAGTTCGAAGCTTATATTCGCGATCAGTTTGTTTACTTGAGTTATGCGCCCATTATCTTTGTTTCAGCCAAAACGAACCAGCGATTGGAACAACTACCGGCGCTGATCAAGAAGGTCAATACGAACCATATGCGGCGGATTCAATCCTCAGTCTTGAATGATGTGATCATGGATGCCATCGCCATGAATCCAACACCTAGTGATAATGGTAAGCGGCTACGGGTCTATTATGCGACGCAAGTGGCCATTCAGCCGCCGACCTTCGTGGTCTTCGTTAATGATCCTGATATGATGCACTTTTCATACGAACGGTTCTTAGAGAACCAGATTCGGAACGCGTTTGATTTTACCGGAACGCCGATCCATATGATCGAACGCCGACGTAAGTAA
- the rpsA gene encoding 30S ribosomal protein S1, whose amino-acid sequence MSENENSQEKNELLDALNSVEEVNVGDVVKGEVLAIDDDKQVIVGIQGTGVEGVVPLKELSTQRVDDVNEAAKVGDVLDLVVISRIGSDKENGSYLLSHRRLEARKVWDDVEKEYEAGHTIKAPVTQVVKGGLVVDAGVRGFIPASMIDDHYVEDLNAYKGQELELKIIEIEPSENRLILSHRAVVEKQREAQREEALKTLQAGDVVEGKVARLTNFGAFVDLGGIDGLVHVSEISYDRVEKPADVLKVGQEVTVKILSVDADRERVSLSIKATLPEPWDGIEEKAPQGAVLDGKVKRLTSFGAFVEVFPGVEGLVHISQISHQHIATPNDVLKVGQEIKVKVLDVRPDEKRLALSIKALEEKPQTADDDNESQPERRSNNNRRRNNNRDNRTASERSTANAPEESTGFTLGDLIGDELKNAESNNDEN is encoded by the coding sequence ATGAGTGAAAACGAAAACAGCCAAGAGAAAAATGAACTTTTAGACGCTTTAAATAGCGTTGAAGAAGTAAACGTCGGTGACGTTGTTAAGGGTGAAGTCTTAGCAATCGACGACGACAAACAAGTAATTGTTGGTATCCAAGGTACCGGTGTTGAAGGGGTCGTTCCTTTGAAGGAACTCTCAACACAACGGGTTGACGATGTCAACGAAGCCGCTAAAGTCGGTGATGTGTTAGACTTGGTTGTCATTTCTCGGATTGGCAGCGACAAGGAAAACGGCAGTTATTTACTGTCACATCGTCGGTTAGAAGCTCGCAAAGTTTGGGACGATGTTGAAAAAGAATACGAAGCAGGTCATACGATTAAAGCTCCGGTAACGCAAGTTGTTAAGGGCGGGTTAGTCGTTGACGCTGGTGTTCGTGGCTTCATCCCTGCCTCAATGATTGATGATCATTATGTTGAAGACTTAAACGCCTACAAAGGCCAAGAACTTGAACTTAAGATTATTGAAATCGAACCTAGCGAAAACCGTTTGATCTTATCACATCGTGCCGTTGTTGAAAAACAACGCGAAGCACAACGTGAAGAAGCTTTGAAGACCTTGCAAGCTGGTGATGTCGTTGAAGGTAAAGTTGCTCGTTTGACGAACTTCGGTGCCTTTGTTGACCTCGGTGGTATTGATGGTTTGGTTCACGTTTCAGAAATTTCATACGACCGGGTTGAGAAGCCTGCTGATGTATTGAAGGTCGGTCAAGAAGTTACGGTGAAGATTTTATCCGTTGATGCTGACCGCGAACGTGTTTCATTATCAATCAAAGCTACTTTACCAGAACCTTGGGATGGTATTGAAGAAAAAGCCCCACAAGGTGCCGTACTTGATGGTAAAGTTAAGCGTTTGACGAGCTTTGGTGCCTTTGTGGAAGTCTTCCCTGGTGTCGAAGGGTTAGTTCATATTTCACAAATCTCACACCAACACATTGCAACACCAAACGATGTCTTAAAAGTTGGTCAAGAAATCAAAGTCAAAGTCTTGGATGTTCGTCCAGACGAAAAGCGGTTAGCTTTATCAATTAAAGCTTTGGAAGAAAAGCCACAAACTGCTGACGATGATAACGAAAGTCAACCAGAACGTCGGAGCAATAACAACCGTCGTCGTAACAACAACCGGGATAACCGGACTGCTAGCGAACGTTCAACGGCTAATGCTCCTGAAGAATCAACTGGTTTCACTTTAGGTGATTTGATCGGTGACGAATTGAAGAATGCTGAAAGCAACAATGATGAAAACTAA
- the cmk gene encoding (d)CMP kinase — translation MAKQALQVAIDGPASAGKSTVAKLVAKRFGYIYVDTGAMYRAVTYWAMQQHVDLADEAAVVTAMQTLKISFKPGEPDQLVFANQEDITAAIRQPDVTNNVSTIAALPQVRTILTDQQREMATAGGIVMDGRDIGTTVLPKAEVKIFLVASAAERAKRRYAENIKKGIDTPLAQLQAEIELRDHKDSTRKVSPLTQATDATLVDTTPMSIDEVVAAIAEIITKKQSSTI, via the coding sequence ATGGCTAAGCAAGCATTACAGGTGGCCATCGATGGTCCGGCTTCAGCTGGCAAGAGTACCGTAGCCAAACTAGTTGCAAAACGGTTTGGCTATATTTATGTTGATACGGGTGCGATGTACCGAGCAGTGACGTATTGGGCGATGCAACAACACGTTGATCTGGCGGATGAAGCAGCCGTCGTTACAGCGATGCAAACGCTCAAGATTAGTTTCAAGCCTGGAGAACCAGATCAACTCGTCTTTGCTAACCAGGAAGACATCACGGCGGCAATTCGTCAACCAGACGTTACGAATAACGTCTCAACGATTGCAGCATTACCGCAAGTACGCACGATTTTAACGGATCAACAGCGTGAAATGGCAACTGCCGGTGGGATTGTGATGGACGGTCGTGATATTGGTACCACGGTGCTACCCAAGGCCGAAGTTAAGATCTTTTTAGTAGCTTCGGCGGCGGAACGTGCTAAGCGCCGGTACGCCGAAAATATCAAGAAGGGCATCGACACACCCTTAGCTCAGTTACAGGCTGAGATTGAATTACGTGATCATAAAGATTCAACGCGTAAAGTGTCACCATTAACACAGGCAACAGACGCCACGCTCGTTGATACGACGCCAATGTCAATTGACGAAGTTGTGGCCGCCATTGCGGAAATTATTACAAAAAAACAAAGTTCAACAATCTAA
- a CDS encoding LysM peptidoglycan-binding domain-containing protein — MSQKNENDKSQADKPWDKTFEDDRDDSGNLSRTQKRKQDSSNSTLTTVLVVLILLLALAPIGYFLVKKNSLNNPQQTEQVASSSSKKSSASVADSKSSVAASKKKAAASSKKAAAKSSSLALASSKAASSKAASSAAASSKASASTEDSSSTSSSSSSESSSSAKYVTVEAGQGVYRVATNAGISVDKLLELNGLSSGATISAGQRLRVR, encoded by the coding sequence ATGAGTCAAAAAAATGAGAATGACAAATCCCAAGCGGATAAGCCGTGGGACAAAACTTTTGAAGACGATCGGGATGACTCGGGCAACTTATCGCGAACTCAAAAACGAAAACAAGACAGTAGCAACTCAACATTAACGACCGTTTTAGTGGTCTTGATTTTGTTGCTTGCTTTGGCGCCAATTGGCTATTTTTTGGTGAAAAAGAATTCGCTTAATAATCCGCAACAGACCGAACAAGTTGCTAGTTCGAGCTCGAAAAAGTCATCGGCCAGTGTTGCTGACAGCAAGTCTTCGGTTGCTGCTAGCAAGAAAAAAGCGGCCGCATCGTCGAAAAAAGCTGCTGCCAAGAGCAGTAGCTTGGCATTGGCTAGCTCTAAAGCAGCCAGTTCCAAGGCGGCTAGTTCAGCCGCTGCTAGTTCAAAAGCAAGTGCGAGTACTGAAGACAGTAGCAGTACTAGCAGCAGTAGCTCCTCAGAATCATCTTCAAGCGCCAAGTACGTCACGGTAGAAGCCGGTCAAGGGGTCTACCGGGTCGCTACGAATGCTGGAATTTCAGTGGATAAATTGTTAGAGCTAAATGGTTTATCATCTGGGGCAACGATTTCAGCTGGTCAACGGTTACGTGTCCGTTAA